From a single Candoia aspera isolate rCanAsp1 chromosome 2, rCanAsp1.hap2, whole genome shotgun sequence genomic region:
- the RTBDN gene encoding retbindin: MRGGGNTNWVVVIASALTMLWASAKDIEDHCLPGGKHKANPSPEGQLGVCQIYAENACCSPEFAQELSKANARTWNHCGSVSIRCEEYLQQLDCFYHCSPIAAQWPHPQRHTALLAVPLCQSFCDQWYDACREDLPCPGNWPWGADGHNCSRECHSYGQMYRDGKELCENIWDEAFTVSTDPCQCLMLGASDTAFSTSYSHLKESNSLKEADISKEGKERKGHVSPCTGNLLLQRLRRNLQKRSIFVEDMEGSGSGF; this comes from the exons ATGAGAGGTGGTGGCAACACCAACTGGGTAGTGGTGATAGCTTCGGCACTGACCATGCTTTGGGCCAGTGCAAAGGACATAGAAGATCATTGCTTGCCTGGAGGGAAGCACAAAGCCAATCCAAGCCCAGAAGGACAGTTGGGTGTCTGCCAGATTTATGCAGAGA ATGCCTGTTGCTCACCAGAATTTGCCCAGGAACTTTCCAAAGCCAATGCCAGAACCTGGAATCATTGCGGGAGCGTCAGCATCAG ATGTGAGGAGTACCTTCAGCAACTGGATTGTTTCTACCACTGCTCCCCCATTGCTGCTCAATGGCCTCATCCTCAACGACACACAGCCCTGCTGGCTGTGCCCCTCTGCCAGAGTTTCTGTGACCAGTG GTACGATGCTTGCAGAGAAGATCTGCCCTGCCCTGGTAACTGGCCCTGGGGAGCTGATGGACATAACTGCAGTCGGGAATGTCATTCCTATGGCCAG ATGTACAGGGACGGCAAGGAGCTATGTGAGAACATCTGGGATGAAGCTTTCACAGTCAGCACTGACCCCTGCCAGTGCCTGATGCTGGGTGCCTCTGACACAGCCTTCTCCACCTCTTATTCTCACCTCAAAGAGAGCAACAGCCTGAAGGAAGCAGACATCAGCAAGGAAGGCAAGGAAAGAAAAGGTCACGTGAGCCCTTGCACAGGCAACCTTTTGCTCCAACGTCTGAGAAGGAATCTGCAGAAACGTTCTATTTTTGtggaagacatggagggaagTGGAAGTGGATTCTAA